CACGGTTTATTGTCAGGTTACGTTGACAAAACAAACATATGATACCTCCGAAGGGTTTAATCAATCCATTTTAAATTTACCCGAAGTTGTAGAATGCAATTATGTTTCGGGTAATTTTGATTATATGCTTAAAGTTATTATTCCCGATATGGAAAGTTATCATCATTTTCATCAGAAGAAGCTATCTATTTTGCCTGAGGTATCTTTGATTAATACTGTTTTTGTGATTTCAGAAGTAAAGAGCACAACTGTTCTTCCTATTTAATAAAAAAACCATCAAGAGAACTTGATGGTTTTTAGAAATAGTTGGTTTTGGTTTTATATTAATAGTAAGTAAAGCGTCTTACTTTTGCAATATATTTCGCTAAACGAATTACCTGATGGCTATATCCATATTCATTGTCATACCAAATGTAGAGTACAATGTTTTTTCCGTCTTTTGAAACAATTGTTGCATTGCTATCGTAGATAGAAGGCGCCGATGTCCCTACAATATCAGATGATACCAACTCATTATTTAATGAATATTTAATTTGTTCTACAAGCTCTCCTTCCAGAGCGTATTTTTTCATGATTTTATTAATGGCTAAAACTGAGGTAGCTTTTTTTACTTCTAGATTTAAAACCACAAGTGAACCATTTGGAACCGGAACGCGAATGGCATTTGAAGTAAGTTTTCCTTCCAATGAAGGCAAAGCTTTTGCAACAGCGCTTCCTGCACCAGTTTCAGTAATTACCATATTTAAGGCTGCAGCTCTGCCACGACGATATTTTTTATGCATATTATCAACCAGATTTTGGTCGTTTGTATAAGCATGAATAGTTTCTAAATGTCCTTTTACAACACCTATTGTATCTTCAATTGCTTTTAAAATTGGCGTTATGGCATTTGTTGTGCATGACGCAGCTGAGAAAATATTAATTTCATCTGGGTTGAAATCATTATGATTCACACCGTGTACTATATTCGGGATTCCTTTTCCAGGTGCTGTCAATAAAACTTTGCTGGCTCCTTTTGAAGTTAAATGTCTTTTAAGAGCTTCCTCAGTTGTAAAAGCACCTGTGTTATCAATTATTAAAGAATCGTTGATGCCATATTGTGTGTAATCAATTTCTTCCGGAGCATTTGCTGTTATTATATGTACTGTTGTTCCGTTTATAATTAGGGCATTATTTTTTGGGTCAGCAGTTACAGATCCGTGAAAATCTCCATGAATAGAATCATATCGTAATAATGAAGCTCTTTTTTCTAAACTAGATGCATCATTTTTGTCTCGGGTTACAATAGCTCTCAAACGCAATTGATTTCCTTTTCCGGTTTTAGACATTAGCTCTCTTGCCAATAAACGTCCAATTCTTCCAAAACCATATAAAACAACATCTTTAGGCTGAATTTCTTCTGAAGATTTTGCTTTTTTTAATTTATCCATAACAAAGTATCTCGCGTCTGGATATTTTTCATCTTCTAAACGATACTCGTAAGTCAGTTTTCCTAAATCTATTTTTGCAGGAGGTAAATCTAATGATAAAACAACTTTTGCGATTTCAACCGAATCAAAAATGGTAATTGGTTTGCCAACAAATTCACCTGCATATTGATGCAGATTGATTATCTCGCTGACATTTTGATCCAGTAATTGATTTTTAAATAAAACCATTTCGATAGACTTGTCATACCATAAATCGCTTATGATTTTTATTAATTCGACACCAGCTCTTCTTCGGTCGACTTGTAATGATACCTCTTTTTGGTACAAAGATTTTTTGCTCATAATTGATTAAATTGAAAAAATAAAATGCTCACTATTTTAAAATTTGGCGCAAAAGTATCCATTTCAATCGATTTCGTAAACTATTTTATGATTTATTTTTGAAAATAAAAAAGCCATCTTAATTTTAAGATGGCTTTGAAAATGATAAATTTTAATTTTTTTAAATGATAATTCTAAAGATTTCTCCGTTTCTGTTGATCATCTCAATGCGGACACTTTGTCCTTCATCTTTTTTGCTTAAAAGTTTAGAAACAGTTTCAACATTTGTTGCTTTTACATTGTCAATACTTAATATGATGTTGCCTTGCAGTTCATTTTGATATTGCATTAAATTTTCATTGGTGATATTTTTGATTTTAACACCATAATCAATTCTAAATTTCTTTTTATCAGCAGCATCGATATTTTCTAATTCGATTCCTTTAAATTCGGCACTGTAAAATTCATTTTTACTCAGCGTTACAGGAACAGATTTTGTTTTTCCATCTTTGATGTAGGTAACTTTTACAACATCATTTGGTCTTTTAGTATTAATATAACCTGAAAGATCTGCATAAGTTGCAATGTTTTGTTCATCTAGTTTTACGATAATATCTCCTTTTGTAAGTCCGGCTTTTTCTGCTCCTGAATTTTTGGTTACTCTATTAATATAGAATCCCTGTGTTTCTGTAATTCCTAATTCTTTAGAAGCTGTACTGTTAAGTTCGCCACCTTCTACACCAAGAATTCCTCTTTGAACATTTCCGTATTCCATAATATCCTCAATAATTTTTCGGGCAATATTAGATGGAACAGCAAAAGAATATCCAACATAAGATCCAGTCATTGAAGAAATCATGGTATTAATTCCGATTAATTCACCTCTTGCATTTACTAATGCCCCACCGCTATTTCCCGGATTTACTGCAGCATCTGTCTGAATGAAAGACTGAATTCCGCTTTGATCTAAATTTCTGGCTTTTGCAGAAACAATTCCGGCTGTAACAGTCGAGGTTAAATTATAAGGATTTCCAACAGCCAAAACCCATTCACCAACTTTTACAGAATCAGAATTAGCAAAAGCAGTATAGGGTAATTTTTCATCGGCATTAATTTTTAAAAGGGCAATGTCCATTTTAGAATCCGTACCAATTAATTTTGCTTTGTATGATTTTTTATTGTTTAAGGTAATTTCAATTTCTGTCGCGTCTTTGATTACGTGATTATTGGTTACAATATATCCATCCTCAGAAATAATTACTCCAGAACCAGTTCCTACCTGTTCTTGCTGCTGCTGTCCGCCATAGCCATAGAAAAATTCCAGCATCGGATTGCTTACGGTTCTTCTCGAAACGTTTTTTACGTGAACAACAGTATGAATAGTTTTGTCTGCAGCTTCAGTAAAATCAACTGCTTCAGCTGCTAAACCAACATTTCTTCCAAATGAGTTTGGGGCGAGAGTTACAACAGAATTTCTTTTTCCAAAAAATGAATTGTTGCTTTCAAATAATAACTTGTAAGCACCAAGAGTAATAGCACCACTAAGTAATGATACTAAAAATAAGGCTGAAAATCTTTTCATATTAGAGTTTGTAATTAAGTTATTAGAATTTTGTTTCATGTTTAATTTAACGTAAAATTACTTCAAAAAATTATTTGTAAAAACGGTTTAACGCTCTTTAACAATGATTAACATTTCCTTAATTAATTGTTTGTACTTTTGTACTTCTAACAACTAAAAAATGCAAGTAGAATTTTATAAATATCAAGGTACAGGGAACGATTTTGTAATGATTGACAATCGTTCTAATTTTTTTCCGAAAGAAGATATTCAATTAATTGAGCGTTTATGTGACAGACGATTTGGTATTGGTGCAGACGGACTTATCTTACTTGAAAATGATTCAGATACAGATTTCAGAATGGTTTACTATAATTCTGATGGAAATCAAAGTTCAATGTGTGGCAATGGCGGAAGATGTCTTGTTGCTTTCGCTAACCAATTAGGGGTAATTGATGATAAAACTACTTTTATCGCTACCGATGGATTGCATCATGCTTCTGTTGGAAAAGACGCTATTGTTT
The sequence above is drawn from the Flavobacterium sp. N2038 genome and encodes:
- a CDS encoding Lrp/AsnC family transcriptional regulator; the encoded protein is MALDEIDKKILRLLQENAHYTLKDIANKINLSLTPVHDRVKRLEKEGIIEKYVSILNKKKLGNNLTVYCQVTLTKQTYDTSEGFNQSILNLPEVVECNYVSGNFDYMLKVIIPDMESYHHFHQKKLSILPEVSLINTVFVISEVKSTTVLPI
- a CDS encoding glyceraldehyde-3-phosphate dehydrogenase; this translates as MSKKSLYQKEVSLQVDRRRAGVELIKIISDLWYDKSIEMVLFKNQLLDQNVSEIINLHQYAGEFVGKPITIFDSVEIAKVVLSLDLPPAKIDLGKLTYEYRLEDEKYPDARYFVMDKLKKAKSSEEIQPKDVVLYGFGRIGRLLARELMSKTGKGNQLRLRAIVTRDKNDASSLEKRASLLRYDSIHGDFHGSVTADPKNNALIINGTTVHIITANAPEEIDYTQYGINDSLIIDNTGAFTTEEALKRHLTSKGASKVLLTAPGKGIPNIVHGVNHNDFNPDEINIFSAASCTTNAITPILKAIEDTIGVVKGHLETIHAYTNDQNLVDNMHKKYRRGRAAALNMVITETGAGSAVAKALPSLEGKLTSNAIRVPVPNGSLVVLNLEVKKATSVLAINKIMKKYALEGELVEQIKYSLNNELVSSDIVGTSAPSIYDSNATIVSKDGKNIVLYIWYDNEYGYSHQVIRLAKYIAKVRRFTYY
- a CDS encoding trypsin-like peptidase domain-containing protein; the protein is MKRFSALFLVSLLSGAITLGAYKLLFESNNSFFGKRNSVVTLAPNSFGRNVGLAAEAVDFTEAADKTIHTVVHVKNVSRRTVSNPMLEFFYGYGGQQQQEQVGTGSGVIISEDGYIVTNNHVIKDATEIEITLNNKKSYKAKLIGTDSKMDIALLKINADEKLPYTAFANSDSVKVGEWVLAVGNPYNLTSTVTAGIVSAKARNLDQSGIQSFIQTDAAVNPGNSGGALVNARGELIGINTMISSMTGSYVGYSFAVPSNIARKIIEDIMEYGNVQRGILGVEGGELNSTASKELGITETQGFYINRVTKNSGAEKAGLTKGDIIVKLDEQNIATYADLSGYINTKRPNDVVKVTYIKDGKTKSVPVTLSKNEFYSAEFKGIELENIDAADKKKFRIDYGVKIKNITNENLMQYQNELQGNIILSIDNVKATNVETVSKLLSKKDEGQSVRIEMINRNGEIFRIII